From the genome of Thiovibrio frasassiensis:
ATGATTTTCTGGTTTGATCTCGGAGCGAATCTCTGGTTGGAGGGCGGCGGAACCCTGGCGATTATCCTCTACGCCTGGCTCTATGGTGCGGCCTTCAGTCTGCGGGTCTTTGATTTCAACTATCCGTTGAAGGATGTTCTCTTTTCCTATACGGTGCTTCCCTTTGTCTGCCTGGCAGTGATCTGGGTCAGTGGTCTGATCCTCTAACCGAACTGCAAAAAAAACACCGCCGGTATGGGGACCAGCGGCGCTTGTTACGTATGGGCAATGGCAGATATCAATGGGACGGCAATTTTCCCCCCCTCCTTTTGATTGTTCAATCGTCGAAATCACCTGCCGGGCCTTTGTCGCTTCCGAGGCTGGCCGCCCTTCGGGTGATCTTCTCTCCTGTCCAGTTGGCAGGATCCTCGATGCGCTCAACCTTGGCTCCCATATCGTAGGATCCTTTTTCCAGGATGGCCTGGATCGCCAGGGGCGCACTGTCCTGAGCGTTGAAGACGTTGGTCAGCAGATTGTAGACAAAATCTTCCACCCGTTTTGCCATCCGTTCCCGGATCGCCTTGGGCTGGCCCATCAGTTTTGGTTCAAAGGGCAGGTTCAGGCTTTTGTAATTTCCTTTTTTCCAGCCGTTTGCCTCGGCATGGGCGACCATTTGTTGCCACATGTTTTCGGTGACTCCGGCATCCTTTACCTTGATGAAGTTTCCGTTCTCGTCAAGGATGGCATTGCCGTAATCGTTCACTTGCAATCCCCAGGAGACCATCTGCAGAGCCGTGGCAACATTGGCCTTGGTGGTGGTGGTTTTTGCTGCGATCTCTCGCAGCCGTTCCGAACTGTTGCCCGAGGTGCCGTGCTGGGCGCCGGAGATATGGTACGGTGCCAAGCCGGCATGGATTTCGGCGGTGAGTCCCACCTGAATCCCCTGGCCGCTTTCTTCAATGCCGTGGGTGGTGCCGTTGTTTAAGGCGATCCAGTCGGGGAAGATGTTGTGGGCATTCAACCCCTGAATCAGGAAGAGCGCCTCCGCGGCAGTGGAAAGCCCTTGGGAGCCCTTGATCTCGCCGATCTCCGTTTCCAGCCCGGCCCAAGTGGGTACCAGCTGGGCCAGGGCAAGATTGGTCAGGAGATTTTTGTCGTCCGGCAGATGCGAGGCGTCGATGGCGATGGAGGTGATCCCCGCCTCGAAGATGGTGGGGATTTCCACCTTGGCAAAATCAAGATCCGTTTCTTTTTTGATCCCGTAATGATCGGCATGGATAGCCACCGGCACGGTGATCCCCAATTCGTTCATGGCCTGATCCACCTGCATGGCCATGTTCCAGTAATTCACCGGGCAATAGGCGTTGGCCCCGCCCTCGGAGCGGGCGATCTCGATAATGATCGCGGCGTTGGCCCGTTGCGCGGCAAGCAATGCGCCGCGGATAATGAAGTTGTTGCGACCGTTGGCGGCGATGGTCATCGCTTTGCCTTTACTCCGTAAGGCTCGGTCGATCACCTTGCCGCTGACGATCAGGGCACGAGAATTGGGGAACAGCTTGGTGATATTGGGCGGTCGGCCTACGGCGAGAGCCTGGTTAAAATCTGCCTGGGAGACAGACATAAGGGAACCTCCTTGGGGTACGGGGAATCGGTTGGGGTTGTGTCTGGCGCTATTATAGTGGATCCAGGGAAAGCGTCATCAAAAAAATCAAGAGAGGGCCCAGGGAAAGAAGATCGTGCACCATCTCGCCTCTTGCCTGAGAAGAAAAGGTAGCAGCCGGCAGTCTTAGAGCAGGGTTTTGAGCCGTTCGATGGTGGCGTGGGTAATGGGCTTGGGGATAACCGTTTCCACCGATGGCCTGCCTGAAACCTCAAGCAGTTTGCCCGGATCGTCAAAGCTGGTAATGACGATGACCTTTGGAGCTTTTTTGAGAAACCCTTTCTGGAAGGCATCCTCAATGATGGCAAGAAAGGTCTCTCCATCCACCACCGGCATTATAAGATCAAGGAGAACGACATCCGGCTTGTATTTCAGGTAACGGAATATTGCCTCGGTGCCATTTGCCGCCTCAAAGAGCTCACACCCCGGGATGCTCTGCTCCAGATGATTCCGGAGAATGGTTCTGGCTGTAATTTCATCATCGACAATGAGTATCTTCATCCATCACCCTCCTCCGGAAATCAAGATTTACTGTGGTGCCTCCGCTTAAATAGGAAGCATTTCATCCTGTGCAAATATTATAGAACATATCGGCAGGTTTTGGAATGAACCACTTTATTTTTGTTGCAACAACAGATTGCTGGCAAGTTCTGGAAACCAGATCCTGATAAAATCTGTTTGCAGCCAGTTTTCCCTGAGTTGGGTTTTGGGGATGACCGGAATGTTTAACCTGCTGTCGGCCAGAGCCGCGGTGATCTTCGCCGGGGGGGTGCCGCTGAACAGAACAAAGCGTAGACCTTGGCGCTGTTCGGTAATGAGCAGTCTGGTTGCAAGTTGAATCCCATCCATCACCGCCATTTCATAATCGCAGAGGATGTTGCATATCCCTTTTTCGTCCATAAGGTCGTAAGCTTCTTGTCCGTTTTCCGCCTCGTAAATATTTTTGGGTGGGACTCCGGCGCCTTCCAGGCGCAACCGGACAACCATTCGGATAAATTCCGCATTATCGACAATCAGGATGTTTGAATAGTCTTGATCCATAAACGGTTTATGCGTTTTGTCGCGTCAGGTTGAGTTGGCTTGTCGCATGTTCGCGCAACGACTCTTGGGCAGAAACCACCTTGTCCCAGACCGTGAAGGCC
Proteins encoded in this window:
- a CDS encoding class II fructose-bisphosphate aldolase — encoded protein: MSVSQADFNQALAVGRPPNITKLFPNSRALIVSGKVIDRALRSKGKAMTIAANGRNNFIIRGALLAAQRANAAIIIEIARSEGGANAYCPVNYWNMAMQVDQAMNELGITVPVAIHADHYGIKKETDLDFAKVEIPTIFEAGITSIAIDASHLPDDKNLLTNLALAQLVPTWAGLETEIGEIKGSQGLSTAAEALFLIQGLNAHNIFPDWIALNNGTTHGIEESGQGIQVGLTAEIHAGLAPYHISGAQHGTSGNSSERLREIAAKTTTTKANVATALQMVSWGLQVNDYGNAILDENGNFIKVKDAGVTENMWQQMVAHAEANGWKKGNYKSLNLPFEPKLMGQPKAIRERMAKRVEDFVYNLLTNVFNAQDSAPLAIQAILEKGSYDMGAKVERIEDPANWTGEKITRRAASLGSDKGPAGDFDD
- a CDS encoding response regulator, with amino-acid sequence MKILIVDDEITARTILRNHLEQSIPGCELFEAANGTEAIFRYLKYKPDVVLLDLIMPVVDGETFLAIIEDAFQKGFLKKAPKVIVITSFDDPGKLLEVSGRPSVETVIPKPITHATIERLKTLL
- a CDS encoding response regulator, whose product is MDQDYSNILIVDNAEFIRMVVRLRLEGAGVPPKNIYEAENGQEAYDLMDEKGICNILCDYEMAVMDGIQLATRLLITEQRQGLRFVLFSGTPPAKITAALADSRLNIPVIPKTQLRENWLQTDFIRIWFPELASNLLLQQK